In Streptomyces sp. NBC_01408, one DNA window encodes the following:
- a CDS encoding CrcB family protein translates to MIPPGPVPVPEPDPEPHGGAAEAIDPDVDLHVPAQRAEPQGRVLTAVAAGGAVGASARYGISLLWPAGPGAFPWATFWINVAGCALIGVLMVLISAGGRATHPLVRPFAGVGVLGGFTTFSTYALDLSRLLDDGEAGTALAYAGLTAAAALGAVWAAASLTRLAVRGRR, encoded by the coding sequence ATGATCCCTCCGGGACCCGTCCCGGTCCCGGAGCCGGACCCGGAGCCGCACGGCGGCGCCGCCGAGGCGATCGACCCGGACGTCGACCTCCACGTGCCCGCCCAGCGGGCCGAGCCGCAGGGCCGGGTGCTCACCGCGGTGGCGGCCGGCGGCGCGGTCGGGGCCTCGGCGCGCTACGGGATCTCCCTGCTGTGGCCGGCCGGGCCCGGGGCCTTCCCGTGGGCGACCTTCTGGATCAACGTGGCCGGCTGCGCGCTGATCGGCGTCCTGATGGTGCTGATCAGCGCGGGCGGGCGGGCCACCCATCCGCTGGTGCGGCCCTTCGCCGGGGTCGGGGTGCTCGGCGGCTTCACCACCTTCTCCACCTACGCGCTGGACCTCTCGCGGCTCCTGGACGACGGGGAGGCCGGGACCGCCCTGGCGTACGCCGGGCTCACGGCCGCCGCCGCGCTGGGCGCCGTATGGGCGGCGGCCTCGCTGACCCGCCTCGCGGTCCGGGGGCGGCGGTGA
- a CDS encoding M23 family metallopeptidase yields the protein MPGPEGTDIQEPPTAGAWGEWNPTEDSVRPVRGKHRVPKPRGGLARSSTVLGVGVIAAVGAGGIATAQDRPQVAISMPSLPDMPELSELPELLGGDGSARHADDGGAAAARTGIIPKQADRDADAGEVLRNRILQQAESQQDAAEAQIRAEAERVAQEAAAQEAKDKLEAARKEAEATAAAAAKAEEKAAQEAKAAEEAAKAKAEQERLAKLAGSYSLPTSAYTLTSYYGQAGSMWSSGHHTGLDFAAPTGTPVKAVGAGKITSAGWSGAYGYRIVLELEDGTEIWYCHLSSMSVTSGSVAAGDTIGRVGATGNVTGPHLHLEVRKGGSTVDPLAWLNSKGLNV from the coding sequence TTGCCTGGCCCTGAAGGCACCGACATCCAGGAGCCGCCCACGGCGGGCGCCTGGGGCGAGTGGAACCCCACCGAGGATTCGGTCCGGCCGGTCCGCGGCAAGCACCGGGTGCCCAAGCCGCGCGGGGGACTCGCCCGCAGCTCCACCGTCCTCGGCGTGGGCGTCATCGCGGCGGTCGGAGCGGGCGGCATCGCCACCGCGCAGGACCGGCCCCAGGTCGCGATCTCCATGCCCTCCCTGCCGGACATGCCCGAACTCTCCGAACTCCCCGAGCTGCTCGGCGGCGACGGCAGCGCGCGGCACGCGGACGACGGCGGAGCGGCGGCCGCGCGCACCGGGATCATCCCGAAGCAGGCCGACCGGGACGCCGACGCCGGGGAGGTCCTGCGCAACCGCATCCTCCAGCAGGCCGAGTCCCAGCAGGACGCCGCCGAGGCCCAGATCCGGGCGGAGGCCGAGCGGGTCGCCCAGGAGGCCGCGGCCCAGGAGGCCAAGGACAAGCTGGAGGCGGCGCGCAAGGAGGCCGAGGCGACCGCGGCGGCCGCGGCGAAGGCCGAGGAGAAGGCCGCGCAGGAGGCCAAGGCGGCGGAGGAGGCCGCCAAGGCCAAGGCCGAGCAGGAGCGCCTCGCCAAACTGGCCGGCTCCTACTCCCTGCCCACCTCCGCCTACACCCTCACCTCGTACTACGGCCAGGCCGGCTCCATGTGGTCCTCGGGCCACCACACCGGCCTCGACTTCGCCGCCCCGACCGGCACCCCGGTCAAGGCCGTGGGCGCCGGGAAGATCACCTCGGCGGGCTGGTCCGGGGCGTACGGCTACCGGATCGTGCTGGAGCTCGAGGACGGCACGGAGATCTGGTACTGCCACCTCTCCTCCATGTCGGTGACCTCCGGTTCCGTCGCCGCGGGCGACACCATCGGCCGCGTCGGCGCCACGGGCAACGTCACCGGCCCCCATCTCCACCTGGAAGTACGCAAGGGCGGTTCGACGGTGGACCCGCTGGCATGGCTGAACTCCAAGGGTCTGAACGTCTAG
- the crcB gene encoding fluoride efflux transporter CrcB, which translates to MNWLLVVAGAAVGAPLRYLADRAVQARHDSLFPWGTFLVNAAACLVLGTLTGAVLAGAASARLELLLGAGLCGALSTYSTFSYETLRLAERGRTFLAAANVAASVLVGLGAVRLGSLLARGLLG; encoded by the coding sequence GTGAACTGGCTGCTCGTGGTGGCGGGCGCGGCCGTCGGGGCACCCCTGCGCTACCTGGCGGACCGCGCGGTGCAGGCGCGCCACGACTCGCTCTTCCCCTGGGGCACCTTCCTGGTCAACGCGGCCGCCTGCCTGGTGCTGGGGACGCTGACCGGCGCGGTGCTGGCCGGGGCGGCCTCCGCGCGGCTGGAGCTGCTGCTGGGGGCCGGGCTGTGCGGGGCGCTGAGCACGTACTCGACGTTCTCGTACGAGACGCTCCGGCTGGCCGAGCGCGGCCGGACGTTCCTCGCGGCGGCGAACGTGGCGGCGTCGGTGCTGGTCGGGCTGGGCGCCGTACGCCTCGGGTCGCTGCTGGCGCGCGGGCTGCTGGGCTGA
- a CDS encoding PrsW family intramembrane metalloprotease, whose translation MLARPSGTVRTRVLVVLLAVLAVSGLWILELVREQTGTPGFFVGLGLALLPVPPLMAAFRWLGRAVPSPWALLLFCFGWGACTAALIAILANSFATEWIAAATADPSDADQLGSVAIAPVVEESAKAAALLLVFAFRRRRFTGPADGFVLAGFTATGFAFTENILYLGNAFGEDLAEGTGVLDSVTAATFFVRVVVSPFAHPLFTVLTGLGLGAAALSARRSRRVGLPLLGLALAMGLHALWNSSSRLGEHGFYVVYGSVMVPVFGLLVYAAVRIRRGRLRAVAAELAVYAAAGWFTRAEVPALASMPARSLARALARRSGGRAAGRAVSLYAADAAALALLRHRARRGGAAWEPDFVGRERELLHRLWPRRATAAPALARAAVMEELLPPWFDPLERGRPGKGPDLAGEAARAGVPAPRRADPWTADPARTDHAWADPARTDPGLADPGRADPGRAGSALTDPGRADPARTDHPGGAGPRAIRT comes from the coding sequence GTGCTCGCACGTCCGTCGGGCACGGTCCGCACGCGCGTGCTCGTCGTCCTGCTCGCCGTGCTGGCCGTATCGGGCCTGTGGATCCTCGAACTCGTGCGGGAACAGACCGGCACCCCAGGCTTCTTCGTCGGCCTCGGTCTGGCCCTGCTGCCGGTGCCGCCCCTCATGGCGGCCTTCCGGTGGCTGGGCCGGGCCGTGCCCTCCCCCTGGGCGCTGCTGCTCTTCTGCTTCGGCTGGGGGGCCTGCACCGCGGCGCTGATCGCCATACTGGCCAACAGCTTCGCCACCGAGTGGATAGCCGCGGCCACCGCCGATCCCTCCGACGCCGACCAGCTCGGCTCGGTGGCGATCGCCCCGGTGGTCGAGGAGAGCGCCAAGGCGGCCGCGCTGCTCCTGGTGTTCGCGTTCCGAAGACGCCGGTTCACCGGCCCCGCCGACGGTTTCGTGCTGGCCGGCTTCACCGCCACCGGCTTCGCCTTCACCGAGAACATCCTCTACCTCGGCAACGCCTTCGGCGAGGACCTGGCGGAGGGCACCGGCGTACTGGACTCGGTGACGGCCGCGACCTTCTTCGTACGGGTCGTCGTGTCGCCCTTCGCGCACCCGCTGTTCACGGTGCTCACCGGACTGGGCCTCGGCGCGGCCGCGCTCAGCGCGCGCCGTTCGCGCAGAGTCGGGCTGCCGCTGCTCGGCCTGGCGCTGGCCATGGGTCTGCACGCGCTGTGGAACAGCTCCTCGCGGCTCGGGGAGCACGGCTTCTACGTGGTCTACGGCTCCGTGATGGTCCCGGTGTTCGGGCTGCTGGTGTACGCGGCCGTGCGGATACGGCGCGGCCGGCTGCGGGCCGTCGCGGCGGAGCTCGCGGTGTACGCGGCCGCGGGCTGGTTCACCCGGGCCGAGGTACCGGCCCTGGCGTCGATGCCGGCCCGGTCACTGGCCCGCGCCCTGGCGCGGCGCAGCGGGGGCCGGGCGGCGGGCCGGGCGGTCAGCCTGTACGCGGCGGACGCGGCCGCGCTGGCGCTGCTACGGCACCGGGCTCGCCGGGGCGGTGCGGCCTGGGAGCCGGACTTCGTGGGGCGGGAACGGGAGTTGCTGCACCGGCTCTGGCCGCGCAGGGCCACGGCGGCGCCCGCGCTGGCCCGGGCGGCGGTCATGGAGGAGCTGCTGCCGCCGTGGTTCGACCCCTTGGAGCGCGGGCGGCCGGGCAAGGGCCCTGACCTGGCCGGCGAGGCCGCACGGGCCGGCGTACCGGCGCCCAGGCGCGCGGACCCCTGGACGGCAGACCCCGCCCGGACCGATCACGCATGGGCGGACCCCGCGCGTACGGATCCCGGGCTGGCGGATCCCGGGCGGGCGGATCCCGGGCGGGCTGGGTCCGCACTGACAGACCCCGGGCGGGCGGACCCCGCACGCACGGACCACCCCGGCGGCGCGGGACCCCGGGCGATCAGGACCTAG
- a CDS encoding PP2C family protein-serine/threonine phosphatase: MVRVLPGVLIVLGLAFDLMTPPSFTGSPFFSAAPLIAAPLASLLATALTGALAALVVVLLHALSGSTWKVEALTELVTVLTVSGLALLINRVVRRSGERLASARGIAEAAQRAVLPTPAERIAGLHVSAWYEAAQADAFIGGDLYAVQDTPYGVRLAVGDVRGKGLGAVEAVAVVLGAFREAAETEPTLECVARRLERALAREGMRRDSLDAVEGFTTCVLGEIPPGTGVLRLLNRGHPEPLLLHGDGRLAVLAPAEPALPLGMGELGAWPDRAEEWRFPAGATLLLYTDGLTEARDRAGAFYDPADRLRGRVFPGPDALLNALSSDVRRHTGGGATDDMALLAVGRPGEGQPERRRTVPVVRRGERE, from the coding sequence GTGGTCCGGGTGCTGCCCGGCGTACTGATCGTCCTCGGGCTGGCCTTCGACCTCATGACCCCGCCGAGCTTCACCGGATCACCCTTCTTCTCGGCGGCCCCGCTGATCGCCGCCCCACTGGCCAGCCTCCTGGCCACGGCCCTGACCGGCGCCCTCGCCGCGCTCGTCGTGGTCCTCCTGCACGCCCTGAGCGGCAGCACCTGGAAGGTGGAGGCGCTGACCGAGCTGGTCACCGTCCTGACGGTCTCCGGGCTGGCCCTCCTGATCAACCGGGTGGTCCGGCGCAGCGGCGAGCGGCTGGCCTCGGCGCGCGGGATCGCCGAGGCCGCGCAGCGGGCCGTACTGCCGACCCCGGCGGAGCGGATCGCGGGGCTGCACGTCTCCGCCTGGTACGAGGCCGCGCAGGCCGACGCCTTCATCGGCGGGGACCTGTACGCCGTCCAGGACACCCCGTACGGCGTGCGGCTGGCCGTGGGGGACGTACGGGGCAAGGGGCTGGGGGCGGTCGAGGCCGTCGCCGTGGTCCTCGGGGCCTTCCGGGAGGCGGCGGAGACCGAGCCGACGCTGGAGTGCGTAGCGCGGCGGCTGGAGCGTGCCCTGGCCCGGGAGGGCATGCGGCGCGACAGCCTGGACGCGGTGGAGGGGTTCACGACGTGCGTCCTCGGGGAGATTCCGCCGGGTACGGGGGTGCTGCGGCTGCTCAACCGGGGTCACCCCGAGCCGCTGCTGCTGCACGGGGACGGGCGGCTGGCGGTCCTCGCCCCGGCGGAGCCCGCGCTGCCGCTGGGCATGGGCGAGCTGGGGGCCTGGCCGGACCGGGCCGAGGAGTGGCGGTTCCCGGCCGGCGCCACCCTGCTGCTGTACACGGACGGCCTGACCGAGGCCCGGGACCGGGCCGGAGCCTTCTACGATCCGGCGGACCGGCTGCGCGGGCGGGTCTTCCCGGGGCCGGACGCGCTGCTCAATGCGCTCAGCAGCGATGTGCGCCGGCACACGGGCGGCGGGGCGACGGACGACATGGCGCTGCTCGCGGTCGGCAGGCCCGGGGAGGGGCAGCCGGAGCGGCGGCGCACGGTGCCGGTCGTACGCCGAGGCGAAAGGGAGTGA
- a CDS encoding sporulation protein: protein MSRELREPNEKLGAVLALAGISNAGLARRVNDLGAQRGLTLRYDKTSVARWVSKGMVPQGAAPHLIAAAIGAKLGRPVPLHEIGLADADPAPEVGLAFPRDVAAAVRSATDLYRLDLAGRRGGGGIWQSLAGSFSVSAYATPASRWLISPADGSVAREPAGPAHGTPGGQGQGQGQNPAHGTTSQPLLAPAAPGHDVPARDGTARDVPARDATAPVQGPAASPQGRTAGPATGSAGGLTAPPSTVVPAQPSTETLRDHGQRVGHSDVTKLREAAEDARRWDSKYGGGDWRSSMVPECLRVDAAPLLLGCYTDEVGRALFGATAELTRLAGWMAFDTGQQEAAQRYYIQALRLARAAADVPLGGYVLASMSLQATYRDFPDEGVDLAQAAVERNRGLATARTMSFFRLVEARAHAKAGDSVAAGAALRAAEGWLERAREGDPDPTWLGFYSYDRFAADAAECYRDLKLPRQVRRFTEQALSRPTEEYVRSHGLRLVVSAVAELESGNLDAACAAGTRAVEVAGRISSARTNEYVRDLLHRLEPYGDEPRVAELRERARPLLVAPA, encoded by the coding sequence ATGTCCAGGGAGCTCCGCGAGCCCAATGAGAAGCTCGGCGCCGTCCTCGCCCTCGCGGGCATCAGCAACGCCGGACTGGCCCGTCGGGTCAACGACCTCGGCGCACAGCGCGGTCTGACGCTTCGCTACGACAAGACCTCGGTGGCCCGGTGGGTGTCGAAGGGGATGGTGCCGCAGGGCGCCGCCCCTCATCTGATCGCCGCCGCCATCGGGGCGAAGCTGGGGCGGCCGGTGCCGCTGCACGAGATCGGGCTGGCGGACGCGGATCCCGCGCCCGAGGTCGGCCTGGCCTTTCCGCGCGACGTGGCCGCGGCGGTGCGCTCGGCCACCGACCTCTACCGGCTCGACCTCGCCGGGCGGCGCGGTGGTGGCGGGATCTGGCAGTCACTCGCGGGCTCCTTCTCCGTTTCGGCCTACGCGACGCCCGCCTCGCGCTGGCTGATATCTCCCGCGGACGGCTCGGTGGCGCGCGAACCGGCGGGCCCGGCGCACGGCACCCCTGGCGGCCAGGGCCAGGGCCAGGGCCAGAATCCGGCTCACGGCACGACGTCTCAGCCCCTCCTCGCTCCGGCCGCGCCCGGGCACGACGTACCGGCGCGCGACGGGACGGCTCGCGACGTACCGGCCCGCGACGCGACGGCTCCGGTCCAGGGCCCTGCGGCCTCCCCGCAGGGCCGTACGGCAGGACCGGCGACAGGATCGGCGGGCGGCCTGACGGCTCCGCCGTCCACCGTTGTGCCCGCGCAGCCCTCAACCGAAACGCTGCGCGACCACGGTCAGCGCGTGGGCCACAGCGATGTGACGAAGCTACGCGAGGCCGCCGAGGACGCCCGCCGCTGGGACTCCAAGTACGGCGGCGGGGACTGGCGTTCCTCGATGGTGCCCGAGTGCCTGCGGGTGGACGCGGCGCCGCTGCTGCTCGGCTGCTACACGGACGAGGTGGGCCGCGCCCTGTTCGGCGCGACCGCCGAACTGACCCGGCTGGCCGGATGGATGGCCTTCGACACGGGCCAGCAGGAAGCGGCCCAGCGCTACTACATCCAGGCGCTGCGCCTGGCCCGCGCGGCCGCGGACGTACCGCTCGGCGGGTACGTACTGGCCTCGATGTCCCTCCAGGCGACCTACCGGGACTTCCCGGACGAGGGCGTGGACCTGGCGCAGGCGGCCGTGGAGCGCAACCGCGGCCTGGCCACCGCCCGCACCATGAGCTTCTTCCGGCTGGTCGAGGCGCGGGCGCACGCGAAGGCGGGCGACTCGGTGGCCGCCGGAGCGGCGCTGCGGGCGGCGGAGGGGTGGCTGGAGCGGGCGCGGGAGGGCGATCCGGATCCGACCTGGCTGGGTTTCTACTCGTACGACCGTTTCGCGGCGGATGCGGCGGAATGCTACCGGGACCTCAAACTCCCCCGGCAGGTGCGGCGCTTCACCGAGCAGGCACTGTCCCGGCCCACCGAGGAGTACGTGCGCTCGCACGGGCTGCGCCTGGTGGTGAGCGCGGTCGCGGAGCTGGAGTCGGGCAATCTCGACGCGGCGTGCGCGGCGGGCACCCGGGCGGTGGAGGTGGCGGGCCGGATCTCCTCGGCGCGGACGAACGAGTACGTACGGGACCTGCTGCACCGGCTGGAACCGTACGGGGACGAGCCGCGCGTCGCGGAGCTGCGCGAGCGGGCCCGGCCGCTGCTGGTGGCGCCCGCGTAG
- a CDS encoding DEAD/DEAH box helicase: MSISSSDRSVMPENDSNEIVDAVPTLVVDDVIEAIETDEIIESLEDSLDTDTDNDFDGDADADAEPTITFGDLGLPDGIVRKLAQNGVTAPFPIQAATIPDALAGKDILGRGRTGSGKTLSFGLPTLASLAGGHTEKKKPRAIILTPTRELAMQVADALQPYGDVLGLKMKVVCGGTSMSNQIFALERGVDVLVATPGRLRDIINRGACSLANVQVAVLDEADQMADLGFLPEVTELLDQIPGGGQRMLFSATMENEIGTLVKRYLTNPVTHEVDSAQGNVTTMTHHVLVVKPKDKAPVTAAIAARKGRTIIFVRTQLGADRIAEQLIEAGVKADALHGGMTQGARTRVLADFKDGYVNALVATDVAARGIHVDGIDLVLNVDPAGDHKDYLHRSGRTARAGKSGVVVSLALPHQRRQIFRLMEDAGVDASRHIVQGAGAFEPEVAEITGARSLTEVQADSANNAAKQAEREVAELTKQLERLSRRAVELREEADRLVARSARERGEDPEAAVAEVAEAAEAEVAAAAAAAAAELAAQERREEQRAQRDDRGNFERRDNRGGDRDNRGGDRGGFRRDDRGDRGGRPSGGFNRDDRGGDRGGFRRDDRPSGGFRSGGDRPSGGGFRSGGDRPSGGFNRDDRGGDRGGFRRDDRPSGGFRSGGDRPSGGGFRSGGDRPSGGFNRDDRGGDRGGFRRDDRPSGGFRSGGDRPATGNGTYSRDDRTSGGGFRSGGGDRPFNRDRRDDRPSGGGFRSGGAGDRPYGRRDDHRPSGSGSTGSTGSFGGRRDDKPRWKRNG, encoded by the coding sequence ATGTCCATTTCCAGTTCTGACCGTTCCGTCATGCCCGAGAACGACTCCAACGAGATCGTCGACGCCGTCCCGACCCTTGTGGTCGACGACGTGATCGAGGCCATCGAGACGGACGAGATCATCGAGTCCCTCGAGGACTCCCTCGACACCGACACCGACAACGACTTCGACGGCGACGCTGACGCTGACGCCGAGCCCACGATCACCTTCGGCGACCTCGGTCTGCCCGACGGCATCGTGCGCAAGCTCGCGCAGAACGGCGTCACCGCCCCCTTCCCGATCCAGGCCGCGACCATCCCGGACGCCCTGGCCGGCAAGGACATCCTCGGCCGTGGCCGCACCGGCTCCGGCAAGACCCTCTCCTTCGGTCTGCCGACCCTGGCCTCGCTGGCCGGCGGCCACACCGAGAAGAAGAAGCCCCGCGCCATCATCCTCACGCCGACGCGTGAGCTCGCGATGCAGGTCGCGGACGCCCTCCAGCCCTACGGCGACGTGCTCGGCCTGAAGATGAAGGTCGTCTGCGGCGGTACCTCCATGAGCAACCAGATCTTCGCTCTGGAGCGCGGTGTCGACGTCCTCGTCGCCACCCCGGGCCGTCTGCGCGACATCATCAACCGCGGTGCCTGCTCCCTGGCGAACGTCCAGGTCGCGGTCCTCGACGAGGCCGACCAGATGGCGGACCTGGGCTTCCTGCCCGAGGTCACCGAGCTGCTCGACCAGATCCCCGGCGGCGGCCAGCGCATGCTCTTCTCCGCCACCATGGAGAACGAGATCGGCACCCTGGTCAAGCGCTACCTGACCAACCCCGTCACGCACGAGGTCGACAGCGCCCAGGGCAACGTCACGACCATGACCCACCACGTCCTCGTCGTGAAGCCGAAGGACAAGGCGCCGGTCACGGCCGCCATCGCCGCCCGCAAGGGCCGCACCATCATCTTCGTCCGCACCCAGCTGGGCGCCGACCGCATCGCCGAGCAGCTCATCGAGGCCGGCGTGAAGGCCGACGCGCTGCACGGCGGCATGACGCAGGGTGCCCGTACCCGCGTCCTCGCGGACTTCAAGGACGGTTACGTCAACGCGCTCGTCGCCACCGACGTCGCCGCCCGCGGCATCCACGTCGACGGCATCGACCTGGTCCTGAACGTGGACCCGGCCGGTGACCACAAGGACTACCTGCACCGCTCGGGCCGTACCGCCCGCGCCGGCAAGTCCGGTGTCGTCGTCTCGCTGGCGCTTCCGCACCAGCGTCGTCAGATCTTCCGCCTGATGGAGGACGCGGGCGTCGACGCCTCGCGCCACATCGTCCAGGGCGCCGGCGCCTTCGAGCCGGAGGTCGCCGAGATCACCGGTGCCCGTTCGCTGACCGAGGTCCAGGCCGACTCCGCGAACAACGCCGCGAAGCAGGCCGAGCGCGAGGTCGCCGAGCTGACCAAGCAGCTGGAGCGCCTGTCGCGCCGTGCCGTGGAGCTGCGCGAGGAGGCCGACCGTCTGGTCGCCCGCTCCGCGCGTGAGCGTGGCGAGGACCCGGAGGCCGCTGTCGCCGAGGTGGCCGAGGCCGCCGAGGCCGAGGTCGCGGCTGCCGCCGCTGCCGCTGCCGCCGAACTGGCCGCGCAGGAGCGCCGCGAGGAGCAGCGCGCCCAGCGTGACGACCGGGGCAACTTCGAGCGTCGCGACAACCGCGGTGGTGACCGCGACAACCGCGGTGGCGACCGTGGCGGCTTCCGCCGTGACGACCGCGGCGACCGCGGTGGCCGTCCGTCCGGTGGCTTCAACCGTGACGACCGTGGTGGCGACCGTGGTGGCTTCCGCCGCGACGACCGTCCGTCGGGTGGCTTCCGTTCCGGTGGCGACCGTCCGTCCGGTGGTGGCTTCCGCTCCGGTGGCGACCGCCCCTCGGGTGGCTTCAACCGCGATGACCGTGGTGGCGACCGTGGTGGCTTCCGCCGCGACGACCGTCCGTCGGGTGGCTTCCGTTCCGGTGGCGACCGTCCGTCCGGTGGTGGCTTCCGCTCCGGTGGCGACCGCCCCTCGGGTGGCTTCAACCGTGACGACCGTGGTGGCGACCGTGGTGGCTTCCGCCGCGACGACCGTCCGTCGGGTGGCTTCCGTTCCGGTGGCGACCGTCCGGCCACGGGCAACGGCACGTACAGCCGTGACGACCGCACCTCCGGCGGCGGCTTCCGCTCCGGTGGCGGCGACCGTCCGTTCAACCGCGACCGTCGTGACGACCGTCCGTCCGGTGGTGGCTTCCGCTCCGGCGGCGCCGGCGACCGTCCGTACGGCCGCCGCGACGACCACCGCCCGTCCGGCTCCGGTTCCACCGGTTCCACCGGCTCCTTCGGCGGCCGTCGCGACGACAAGCCCCGCTGGAAGCGCAACGGCTGA
- the trmB gene encoding tRNA (guanosine(46)-N7)-methyltransferase TrmB, with the protein MPPKWRTEPRFPDGPSPDPAGSHHERRIRSFQPRRSRVTTGQGEALKRLWGTWGLDIDGHEVIDLKALFDGLPVVLEIGFGMGEATAQMAAADPGTGILAADVHTPGQGNLLALAERGGMTNVRVANGDAIILLREMLPPDSLAGIRVYFPDPWPKARHHKRRLIQPEFLTLAATRLAPGAVLHCATDWEPYAEQMLEVLTAHPDFENTQPDGGYSPRPDFRPLTRFEGQGLDKGHLVHDLLFRRVEN; encoded by the coding sequence GTGCCGCCCAAGTGGCGCACCGAGCCCCGGTTCCCCGACGGGCCCTCGCCGGATCCGGCCGGGTCGCACCACGAGCGGCGGATCCGGAGCTTCCAGCCCCGGCGCAGCCGGGTCACCACCGGCCAGGGCGAGGCCCTGAAGCGTCTGTGGGGCACCTGGGGCCTGGACATCGACGGCCACGAGGTCATCGACCTCAAGGCGCTCTTCGACGGCCTCCCCGTCGTGCTGGAGATCGGCTTCGGCATGGGCGAGGCCACCGCGCAGATGGCCGCCGCCGACCCGGGCACGGGCATCCTCGCGGCCGACGTGCACACCCCCGGCCAGGGCAACCTCCTCGCCCTCGCCGAGCGGGGCGGGATGACCAACGTCCGCGTGGCCAACGGCGACGCGATCATCCTGCTGCGCGAGATGCTGCCGCCGGACTCGCTGGCCGGGATCCGCGTGTACTTCCCGGACCCGTGGCCCAAGGCCCGCCACCACAAGCGCCGGCTGATCCAGCCCGAGTTCCTCACCCTGGCCGCCACCCGCCTGGCACCCGGCGCCGTCCTGCACTGCGCGACCGACTGGGAGCCGTACGCCGAGCAGATGCTCGAAGTGCTCACCGCCCACCCGGACTTCGAGAACACGCAACCCGACGGCGGCTACTCCCCGCGCCCCGACTTCCGGCCGCTGACCCGCTTCGAGGGCCAGGGACTCGACAAGGGCCACCTCGTACACGACTTGCTCTTCCGTCGCGTGGAGAACTGA
- the lhgO gene encoding L-2-hydroxyglutarate oxidase, with the protein MRGAGGAGAVRGARGVGAVGGVGAVGGVDCDVLVVGGGIVGLSTAHALSRLAPGTRVVVLEKEPGPARHQTGRNSGVIHSGIYYRPGSLKARFAVRGAAEMVKFCAEHGIAHEVTGKLIVATEREELPRLHALVQRGRENGIPVRELGPAQIAEYEPEVRGLAAIHVGTTGIVDYGRVSAQLAESSGAEIVYGGAVDLISRRPSAVAVRTTSGLVVKARVLVNCAGLQCDRIARLAGDDPGMRIIPFRGEYYDLARPELVRGLVYPVPDPAFPFLGVHLTRGIAGGVHVGPNAVPALAREGYAWSTVRPRDIGSELAWPGSWRMAAKHWRYGAGEIHRSLSKQAFARAVRRLLPAVTAADLRPAAAGVRAQAVLRDGTLVDDFLIRDAPRTVHVLNAPSPAATASLPIGREIAARVLRTLGSA; encoded by the coding sequence ATGCGCGGCGCGGGCGGCGCGGGCGCTGTGCGCGGCGCGCGAGGCGTAGGTGCTGTGGGCGGTGTAGGTGCTGTGGGCGGCGTGGACTGCGATGTGCTGGTGGTCGGCGGCGGGATCGTCGGCCTGTCGACGGCGCATGCCCTGTCACGCCTCGCCCCGGGCACCCGGGTGGTCGTCCTGGAGAAGGAGCCGGGCCCGGCCCGGCACCAGACGGGCCGCAACAGCGGGGTGATCCACAGCGGGATCTACTACCGCCCCGGATCGCTGAAGGCGCGCTTCGCGGTGCGCGGGGCCGCCGAGATGGTCAAGTTCTGCGCGGAGCACGGGATCGCGCACGAGGTGACGGGCAAGCTGATCGTCGCCACGGAGCGCGAGGAGCTGCCGCGGCTGCACGCCCTGGTCCAGCGCGGCCGGGAGAACGGCATTCCGGTGCGCGAGCTGGGCCCGGCTCAGATCGCCGAGTACGAGCCGGAGGTCCGCGGCCTGGCCGCGATCCACGTCGGCACCACCGGAATCGTGGACTACGGCCGGGTGAGCGCCCAGCTGGCGGAGTCCTCGGGCGCGGAGATCGTCTACGGCGGCGCGGTGGACCTGATCTCGCGGCGCCCCTCGGCGGTGGCGGTCCGCACCACCTCCGGCCTGGTCGTGAAGGCCCGGGTACTGGTGAACTGCGCGGGCCTGCAGTGCGACCGGATCGCCCGGCTGGCCGGGGACGACCCGGGCATGCGGATCATCCCCTTCCGGGGCGAGTACTACGACCTGGCCCGGCCCGAGCTGGTCCGGGGGCTGGTGTACCCGGTGCCCGACCCGGCGTTCCCCTTCCTCGGGGTGCACCTGACCCGTGGCATCGCGGGCGGCGTCCACGTGGGCCCCAACGCCGTGCCCGCCCTGGCCCGCGAGGGCTACGCCTGGTCCACCGTCCGCCCGCGCGACATCGGCTCCGAGCTGGCCTGGCCGGGCTCCTGGCGGATGGCCGCGAAGCACTGGCGGTACGGGGCGGGCGAGATCCACCGCTCCCTGTCGAAGCAGGCCTTCGCCCGGGCCGTACGCCGCCTCCTGCCCGCCGTCACCGCGGCGGACCTGCGCCCCGCCGCGGCCGGGGTCCGGGCCCAGGCCGTGCTGCGCGACGGCACCCTGGTGGACGACTTCCTGATCCGGGACGCCCCGCGCACGGTCCACGTCCTCAACGCCCCGTCCCCGGCCGCGACCGCCTCGCTCCCGATCGGCCGCGAGATCGCTGCCCGCGTCCTGCGCACCCTCGGCTCGGCCTGA